GACTCTTTCCGCCTATGCTGTCACAATCGGCTCCAAGTCCGGCACCATCACTGGTGCTACAGACAAAGCTGTTACCTTCACTGTGCCTCAGGGTGTTGAAGGCGGCAAGCAGGTAGTCACTCTCTACATTGCTGGTGTCAAATGCGACCCACTGAGCATCAAAATCAAAGTCAGTCCTGAGCTTTCTGGCACCAATATGGTTGCCTGCCCAGCCCAGAGCCCACTTACAATTTCCGGTACAGGCTTCTCCACAAAACAGGGCGACAACGTCGTTACTTTTAACGGTGTCAACGCTTCTGTTATCCGTGCAACAGCAAACTCACTGGAAGTAATGGTGCCAGATCTGCCATTTCCTCAAGACGGTGTCGAGATTAAGGTCAAGTCTGCTGGCGTTGATGCCAAAAACACAATCAAGCAAGACCTCTCTATTCGCGTAATTCCCAAAGGCGAGTCTCTGGGACCAAACGGACCAAACTACTGATAGACAATCAATAACTCAAGGACCGGTACTTAGCTTTGCTAGGTGCCGGTTTTGCTGTTTAGTGCCAGTCAGCGCTCTGGCAGCAGCAAAGCAACCGGCATCAGCCCCGTCCAGCATCACATCACAGGCTAGGCGGCTCAAGGCCATGCTGTAACCCAGGCCGTGACCATTACAGCCAGCCAGATAGTGCAGCACCTTTTGCTGAGGCAAAGCTCCCACTAGAGGTAAGCCATCAGCAGTTGCGGCCATCACACCAGACCAGCGGTGCTGTATCTGGGCTCCGGCGGCCTCGCCAAAATGCTCTTTAAAATAGTGCTCCAGGACACCTTGCAGGGGTCTGGTCACTACATCTTCAAAGCCCACTTCATCATCTATAAAATGCTGCCGGGAGCCGCCGATGAGCATGCGCAAACAGGGCAGCTGTCTAAAGTATTCAAAGCCATAGTTGGCATAGCAAAGCTTGTCCACCAGCCGCTTTTTGAGAGGAGCGGTAGCCATCATTTGGCCACGCACCGGTTTGATAAAGTCACTGAGCAGTGGCTCCAACTGAGCTGTATAGGCATTTGTAGCCATAAGTACATGCGGCACGTTAATTTGATAGTTAGTCGTGCTCACAGCGGCTGACCCGTTGTTTATCTCTATAGATGCAATAGCCTGGTTTTGCAAGAGCTCGCAATCACTGGCGGCTAAAAGGGCTCGGACAAATTTGACTGGATTGACGCCAAAGTCACCTGGATTATGGATAGCGCCATAAAAGCCCCTGTCTAATGGATCTTCGCTGCATAGGCTTAATTCAAAGCCGTCTTCTTGCATAGCTTTAGCAGAGCGCGAGAGATCTTCCAGTTCTTCCAGTGATGACGCCAGTATGTAAGAGCCGCAAGGATCGTATTCGATATCGATAGCACGGCTCTCGATAAAGTCTCTAATTAACTTCTGGCTTTGTTCACCCATTTGATAAATCAGCCTAGCTGTGTCTCTGCCGTATTTTTGGATGCAGGTATCGTAATAAGTATGGATACCACGCAGGACAAAGCCACCATTGCGCCCAGATGCGCCACTGGCAATATGACCACTCTCGATTAAGACCACTTTGAGCGGGCGGGTACTTTTGCCGTTACGCTCGGCAATATATTGAGCGGCACTGGCCCCCATTACGCCACCACCGATGATGGCAACATCAAACTCCAGAGCTTGCCTCACACTGCTTTCCCCAGAATCTTCAGCCATCCAAAGAGATACAGTCATTAATTGCTCCAGCTTATTAAGCAGTTATCAATAGCACCTAGAGCCAAACAAATCGTTTAGGATCTACTAGTAGATTTTGCCCAAAACAAACAAATTATGACTTTATCCGAACTTAAAAGAACCCTGGAAGAACTAGAAGAGCGCCTGACGAAAGTCGGCGAATATCTTTGACCGGGATAGCTTTGAAAAAGAACTGCACGCCTTAACAGAAGAGACACTTGAGCCTGACTTTTGGAACGACCAGAAGCACAGTCAAAAGGTAACCCAGCGCATGAGCAGGATCAAAAGCATCCTTGATATGCGTCAGTCCTGGGACGATCAAATCAGCGACAGTCGAGTGCTTTTAGAAGTAGCGCTGGAAGAACAGGCCGAGTCCGAGGCCCCCGCCATTGAACAGAGCTTCAAAGCTCTTGACGCCCAGCTTACCAAATACGAAATCACCCGTTTGTTAAGCGGCGAGTATGACGATAGCTCCGC
The sequence above is a segment of the Candidatus Obscuribacter sp. genome. Coding sequences within it:
- a CDS encoding FAD-binding oxidoreductase — encoded protein: MTVSLWMAEDSGESSVRQALEFDVAIIGGGVMGASAAQYIAERNGKSTRPLKVVLIESGHIASGASGRNGGFVLRGIHTYYDTCIQKYGRDTARLIYQMGEQSQKLIRDFIESRAIDIEYDPCGSYILASSLEELEDLSRSAKAMQEDGFELSLCSEDPLDRGFYGAIHNPGDFGVNPVKFVRALLAASDCELLQNQAIASIEINNGSAAVSTTNYQINVPHVLMATNAYTAQLEPLLSDFIKPVRGQMMATAPLKKRLVDKLCYANYGFEYFRQLPCLRMLIGGSRQHFIDDEVGFEDVVTRPLQGVLEHYFKEHFGEAAGAQIQHRWSGVMAATADGLPLVGALPQQKVLHYLAGCNGHGLGYSMALSRLACDVMLDGADAGCFAAARALTGTKQQNRHLAKLSTGP